The Microbacterium sp. SORGH_AS_0862 region GTGCCCGCGCCCGAAAAGTGGGGTGAGGGGCTCGTCTCTGTCGCACAGGGCGAAGAGGTGCACATCGAGGCTCGCCTGGAGTCCGTTCACGAGGGCATCCTCGTCACCGGCGACGTCGAGGCGGAGTACACGGGCGTGTGCGGACGATGCCTCATCGACATCGCCGCGCCTGTCGAAGTCGAGTTCCAGGAGCTTTTCGCGTATCCTGGATCGGAAGCGTCCGACTTCGAAGTTCAAGACGACCACGTGGATCTTGAAAATCTGGTCAGGGATGGCGTCGTCCTGTCGCTTCCGTTCCAGCCGGTGTGCCGGCCCGATTGCCCAGGTCTCGACCCCGAGACCGGTGAGCGTCTGGCAGACCACCCCGCGCAGGCACCGCGCGAAGCCCTCGATCCTCGCTGGGCAGCGCTTGCGGACCTGGTAGCGGAACCGGCCACGGAGCCCGGCGACGCAGGACAAAGCA contains the following coding sequences:
- a CDS encoding DUF177 domain-containing protein, translated to MREVSFDVPAPEKWGEGLVSVAQGEEVHIEARLESVHEGILVTGDVEAEYTGVCGRCLIDIAAPVEVEFQELFAYPGSEASDFEVQDDHVDLENLVRDGVVLSLPFQPVCRPDCPGLDPETGERLADHPAQAPREALDPRWAALADLVAEPATEPGDAGQSTQTS